A stretch of Passer domesticus isolate bPasDom1 chromosome 23, bPasDom1.hap1, whole genome shotgun sequence DNA encodes these proteins:
- the LOC135285440 gene encoding TLC domain-containing protein 5-like, translating to MLFPLPLRAACSLLAWFCLYKWFCHRYRHRNLEWSCRLVTLTHGILATCLSAYIGFIDGPWPLSHPGSPNTTLQVHGLCLSLGYFIFDLCWCVYFQTEGALMLAHHLVSIVGIAASLALGESAADVNAVIFGSEITNPLLQARWFLKELGRYHTFTGDLVDFLFVVLFTGVRIGMGAWLMYCELASPRPRWYIKLGGVIMYVVSWVFMVSICRFARRKSMRKYQAWRSRRSHELGWKSNGHLKSH from the exons ATGCTGTTCCCGCTGCCCCTGCGTgcagcctgcagcctgctggccTGGTTCTGCCTCTACAAGTGGTTCTGCCACCGCTACCGGCACCGGAACCTCGAGTGGAGCTGCAGGCTGGTCACGCTGACCCACGGCATCCTGGCCACCTGTCTGTCTGCTTACATCGGCTTCATCGACGGCCCCTGGCCCCTGAGCCACCCAG GGTCGCCCAACACAACCCTTCAGGTGCACGGGCTGTGCCTTAGCTTGGGCTACTTCATCTTCGACCTGTGTTGGTGCGTGTACTTCCAGACGGAGGGTGCCCTGATGCTGGCCCACCACCTGGTGAGCATTGTGGGCATCGCCGCCTCCTTGGCCCTGGGCGAGTCGGCCGCGGACGTCAACGCCGTCATCTTCGGCAGCGAGATCACCAACCCGCTGCTGCAGGCCCGCTGGTTCCTCAAGGAGCTGGGCCGCTACCACACCTTCACGGGCGACCTGGTGGATTTCCTCTTCGTGGTGCTCTTCACGGGCGTGCGCATCGGCATGGGGGCCTGGCTGATGTACTGCGAGCTGGCCTCGCCCAGGCCGCGCTGGTACATCAAGCTGGGAGGGGTCATCATGTACGTGGTGTCCTGGGTGTTCATGGTCAGCATCTGCCGCTTCGCCCGCAGGAAGAGCATGAGGAAGTACCAGGCCTGGAGGAGCCGCAGGAGCCACGAGCTGGGCTGGAAAAGCAACGGGCACCTCAAAAGCCACTGA
- the LOC135285494 gene encoding TLC domain-containing protein 5-like: MVPIVLEVTCSFVTWLCLYSCFCRWNRQRSYKWSCRLVTLLHGLVVTCLSGYVMFLDGPWPLTHAGSPNTPLQIHVLSLTLGYFLFDLGWCLYFQSEGDLMLLHHTLSICGMILVLGLGKSATEVNAVLFVSEITNPLLQTRWFLREMGSYHTFLGKAVDFLFVLLFLVLRIGAGAWIMYGMVTSPEPNWLLKAGGLAMYVVSLGFMVEICRFVRRKMWKKAPSPDAQSLQE; this comes from the exons ATGGTTCCCATCGTCCTGGAGGTGACCTGCAGCTTTGtcacctggctgtgcctctACAGCTGCTTCTGCCGCTGGAACAGGCAGCGTTCCTACAAGTGGAGCTGTCGCCTGGTCACCCTCCTGCACGGGCTCGTTGTCACCTGCCTGTCTGGCTATGTCATGTTCCTGGATGGCCCCTGGCCTCTGACCCACGCAG GTTCACCAAACACCCCTCTCCAGATCCACGTGCTGTCCCTAACCTTGGGCTACTTCCTCTTTGACCTGGGCTGGTGCCTGTACTTCCAGAGCGAGGGGGACCTGATGCTGCTCCACCACACCCTGAGCATCTGCGGCATGATcctggtgctggggctgggcaaaTCCGCCACCGAGGTGAACGCCGTGCTGTTTGTCAGCGAAATCACCAACCCCCTGCTCCAGACCCGCTGGTTCCTGCGGGAGATGGGCTCCTACCACACTTTCCTGGGAAAAGCGGTGGATTTCCTCTTCGTGCTCCTCTTCCTGGTGCTGAGGATCGGGGCGGGAGCGTGGATCATGTACGGCATGGTGACGTCCCCCGAACCCAACTGGCTCCTCAAGGCTGGGGGCCTGGCCATGTACGTGGTGTCCTTGGGGTTCATGGTTGAAATTTGTCGATTTGTAAGgaggaaaatgtggaaaaaagcCCCTTCCCCGGATGCACAGTCTCTTCAGGAGTAG